The following nucleotide sequence is from uncultured Draconibacterium sp..
TCTCTACCTTCATCCCTTTAATTTAAGATCGATGAAAATGACTAAACTGGTATTTTCTATACTTACTCTAGTTTTAACATACACTGTACTTACTGCACAAAATTCTTCCGATGAAGAAATAACGGTTCGCGTTTTAACCTTCAATATTTTGCATGGTGCAACTACCAAAGGCGATTTTGATTTGGATAAGATCGCATCGGTAATCCAGAACACAAATCCCGACCTGGTTGCCTTACAGGAAGTTGACTTTAAAACCAACCGCGCAAAAAAATACGACCTGGTTACCGAGCTGGGCTGGCGAACTAAAATGGCGCCGATATTTGGTATTGCCATGCCATACGATGGTGGAGGATACGGAGAAGGAATATTGACAAAGATGCCCATCCTGTCGAGCAAAAATATACCGCTACCCCATTCAACCAACAATGAACCGCGGGCAGCACTTCAGGTATCGGTGCAATTGGAATCGGGAGATACAATCAGTTTTATAGGGACTCATTTGGAGCATCAGGAGACCAGCACAGACAGAATCGCCCAGGTAAAAACGATCAATGAAGTTTTTGCCTCGTGCAAATACCCCACAATTTTAGCCGGCGATTTAAATGCAACACCGAATAGTGAGCCAATCTCAATTCTAAAAAAATACTGGACTGCGAGCGACAAAAAAGGCGCCTTAACTTATCCATCCAATGATCCTGAAATAAAGATTGATTACATATTTTTCAGGCCCGCCGATAGATGGCAAGTAGTGGAAACGAAAGTTATTTGCGATGAAATTGCATCCGACCACTGTGCCGTTTTATCCGTGTTAAAATTGGCAAAATAAGGTGCGATTCTATTCTTAAACGGGATCTTCCTCCGCCACCGGTCTTTTCTCCATTTCAGTGAATTTTATTCCAAAATTTTCCAGTTCATCCAAAATCGGTTCATAGATATCGGGATGCGTTGGTATATAGATTCCACGATGGTTGAGTTTATCGGTTAGAAATAATTTGGCTGCAACTGCGAGCGGTAAACCAACGGTTTTTGCCATGGCTGTTTTCTCTCCCGACTCGCCAATAACCACCAACGAACTGTTCTTCTCCACTTTTTCTTTAGTGTCGCGATCAAGGTATTCAAACTTGTGCCACATCACGATCATGTCTTTATCTTCGGGCATTAGTTGCCATTTTTCCGAAAGCAGCTTTTCCATTACCTGGGCAGGCGTTGCACGTTTTAAGCCAATTTTTCGGTTATCAAAGATTCCCAACCACTCCAGCTTCGGGATGATCTCCGAATCCATAGGAATTTGCATCGAATGATACAGTTTCAAATCGACAGTTGCAGGATGGTAATACAAAAAGGAGTTGATAAACTCGCGGTAGGTCATGTCTTCCACATTGTCGATGTAGTAATCGTCGCTGGTAGCTCCCAATTGCACAAACACATTCCACGCCTTACAAAAACCGGGACGACGCAAAGTACCCCTAAAAACAGTGGGAACTTCCTGCAATCCATATTTCCCGATATAACTCAACGAATCGCGGTTTGCATAACCTTCAAACCAGCCATAATCATCAATTTCAATCAACTCAGTTCTGCGAAATAAACGGTTGTAGGGAATGTATTTCACTTTTCCTTTCTGAATAAATTGTGCCGGGCCTCCCTGCCCTGCCAAAACCACATTTCGCGGATTCCAGCTAAACTTGTAGTGCCACGGGTTATCATCCGATTCGGGTGCTACCAAACCACCCGTAAACGACTCAAAAGCTTCCAACTGATGGCCTTCTTTTTTAATCTGGTTAATCACGCGCATGGCTGACATGTGATCAAGGCCGGGATCCAAACCGCATTCGTTCAAGAACAACAGACCTTTGCTTTTTACGTCATCCTCAACTTGCTGCATTTCTTTACTTTCGTATGAAGCGGTAA
It contains:
- a CDS encoding endonuclease/exonuclease/phosphatase family protein; translation: MTKLVFSILTLVLTYTVLTAQNSSDEEITVRVLTFNILHGATTKGDFDLDKIASVIQNTNPDLVALQEVDFKTNRAKKYDLVTELGWRTKMAPIFGIAMPYDGGGYGEGILTKMPILSSKNIPLPHSTNNEPRAALQVSVQLESGDTISFIGTHLEHQETSTDRIAQVKTINEVFASCKYPTILAGDLNATPNSEPISILKKYWTASDKKGALTYPSNDPEIKIDYIFFRPADRWQVVETKVICDEIASDHCAVLSVLKLAK
- a CDS encoding saccharopine dehydrogenase C-terminal domain-containing protein, with the protein product MKNILIFGAGRSSVYLLTYLAERASKYHWHIKVVDAEESDLVKTLKLSFSIINVRDEFARDQEVSEADLVISMLPARFHKLVMQSCLKFSKSLFTASYESKEMQQVEDDVKSKGLLFLNECGLDPGLDHMSAMRVINQIKKEGHQLEAFESFTGGLVAPESDDNPWHYKFSWNPRNVVLAGQGGPAQFIQKGKVKYIPYNRLFRRTELIEIDDYGWFEGYANRDSLSYIGKYGLQEVPTVFRGTLRRPGFCKAWNVFVQLGATSDDYYIDNVEDMTYREFINSFLYYHPATVDLKLYHSMQIPMDSEIIPKLEWLGIFDNRKIGLKRATPAQVMEKLLSEKWQLMPEDKDMIVMWHKFEYLDRDTKEKVEKNSSLVVIGESGEKTAMAKTVGLPLAVAAKLFLTDKLNHRGIYIPTHPDIYEPILDELENFGIKFTEMEKRPVAEEDPV